In Symbiobacterium terraclitae, the sequence TCGCAAGATGGTCGATTGACTACCTGAAAAACCCAATTCGAACGAAAAGGAACGGGGCCGTCCCAGCAGAGCAACCTGCTTTTGGGACGGCCCCCACACCCCTCCCCGTGCTGGTTGGTGCGTGGTTCGCCCCGGAGCGGGCGGGTGAACCGCCCGCTCCGGGTAGTTGTGTTGGTGCCTAGTGGTTCTCACGTTTACAACGTGTTTCGACCCTTCCCCATCGATCGCGACTCGCAGCCCTCTCTTTGGGATCCGGTGTACCTGCGGCGGATTGAGACTGCTCCGAAGCCGCATCCTGCTTGGCTCCCCTGCCCAGGCCTTGTGCCACAAGACCTGGTGCGGTTCTCAAACTACCGAAACTTCATGGTTGAAGCGATGCCGGGAGCGCCCCTGGGACCGTTCTCGGGCCTCGCTCAACCCTCCTTTAACGTGTCAGCGTACTCGTTTGCCTCCCGCGGATGCCGCTTCCTATAATGGTGGCAGGCTAATGCGGGAGGTTTGCTTCATGTCAACAGTCGAACTGGGCGCGCACCTGAGCCTCCCGGACGTGGTGGCGGTTGCCCGGCACGGGGCCCGGGTGGCCCTCACCCCGGCGGTGAGGGAGCAGGTGGCGCGCGGCAGCGCCATGGTGGCGCAGCTGGTGCGCGAGCGGCGGCCCGTTTACGGCATCACCACCGGCTTCGGCAAGTTCAGCGACGTGACCATCTCGGCCGAGGAGACGGCTGCCCTGCAGCGGAACCTGCTGATGAGCCATGCCTGCGCCGTGGGCGACCCCCTGCCCGACGAGGTCGTGCGCGCAATGCTGCTCCTGCGTGCCCATGCCCTCTCCCGCGGCCATTCGGGCATTCGTGTGGAGACCCTCGAGCTCCTGATCCAGTTCCTCAACATTGGCCTGATCCCCGTGGTGCCCGAGCAGGGATCGCTCGGCGCCAGCGGGGACCTGGCGCCTCTGGCACACATGAGCCTCCCCCTGATCGGTCTGGGTGAGGCCTTTTTGCGCGGTGAGCGCATGTCCGGTGCGGAGGCCCTGGAGCGGGCCGGCCTCCAGCCCGTCACGCTGAGCGCCAAAGAAGGGCTCGCGCTCATCAACGGGACGCAGGCCATGACGGCCATCGGGTGCCTGGGCGTGCATGATGCCCAGGTCCTGCTGAAGAGCGCGGACATCGCGGCGGCGCTGACGGCAGAGGCCCTGGGCGCCATCCCGGCGGCCTGGGACCCGCGCATCCAGGAACTGCGCCTTCACCCCGGACAGCAGGCCACCGGCCGCAACCTGCGCAGGCTGGTCGAGGGCTCCCGCCTGGTGAGCCGCCCGGGCCAGGTGCGCACGCAGGATCCCTACACCCTGCGCTGCCTGCCCCAGGTTCACGGCGCCAGCCGTACGGCCATCGCCCACGTGGCGCAGGTGGTAGAGTGGGAGGTGAACGCCGTCACCGACAACCCGCTGCTCTTCCCCGACGAGGGCGAGGTGATCTCGGGCGGCAACTTCCACGGTCAGCCGGTCGCGCTGGCCATGGACTACCTCGCCATCGCCGCGGCGGAGCTGGCCGACATCGCCGAGCGGCGCATCGAGCGCCTGGTCAACCCGCAGCTCTCGGGCCTTCCGGCCTTCCTGACCCGCAACGGGGGGGTCCACTCCGGGCTGATGATCACCCAGTACACCGCCGCCTCGCTGGTCAGCGAGAACAAGGTGCTCGCGCACCCGGCCAGCGTCGACTCGATCCCGTCCAGCGCCAACCAGGAGGACCACGTGTCGATGGGCACGACGGCCGCCCGCAAGGCCCGCCAGGTTCTGGCCAACGTGCGGCGCGTGCTGGCGATCGAGCTGATGTGCGCTGCCCAGGCGCTGGAGTTCCGCGGTCCCGAGCGCCTGGCTCCCGCGACCCGCGCCGCCTACGAGGCGGTGCGGCAGCGGGTGGCCCCCCTGGACGAGGACCGGGTGCTGGCTCCCGAGATCGAGCGCCTGGCGGAGATGATCCACAGCGGCGCGCTGGTGGAGGCGGTCGAGGGCGTGGTCGGCGAGCTGGAATCGGCGTAACCCCGGGGGATGCCCGGGTCAGGCAACACTAACGCCGTGTGCAGATCGGGATCAAGATGAGGGGGTATTGGCATGACCCGCACTGTCCGCGCACCGCGTGGCACGGCACTGTCGTGCAAGGGGTGGCAGCAGGAGGCCGCTCTCCGGATGCTGATGAACAACCTGGACCCGGAGGTGGCCGAGCGCCCGGAGGACCTGGTGGTCTACGGCGGCAGGGGGAAGGCGGCCCGCTCCTGGGAGGCCTTCGACGCCATCGTCGAGGCGCTGCGCAACCTCGAGGACGACGAGACGCTGCTGATCCAGTCCGGCAAGCCGGTGGCGGTGTTCCGCACGCACCGGATGAGCCCCCGGGTGCTGATCGCCAACTCCAACCTGGTGGGCCACTGGGCCACGTGGGAGCACTTCTGGGAGCTTGAGCGGAAGGGTCTGATCATGTTCGGCCAGATGACGGCCGGCTCCTGGATCTACATCGGCACCCAGGGCATCCTGCAGGGGACCTACGAAACCTTCGCCGAGGCCGCCCGGCAGCGGTTCGGCGGCACCCTGAAGGGGCGCCTGGTCCTCACCGCGGGACTCGGCGGCATGGGCGGCGCACAGCCGCTCGCGGTCACGATGAACGAGGGCGTGGCCGTCGTGGTCGAGGTGGACGAGGCGCGCATCCGCCGGCGCCTGGAGCACCACTACCTGGACCGGATGGCGCACACGCTGGACGAGGCCCTGACTCTGGCCAACGAGGCCCGGGCCAAGGGCGAGCCGCTCTCCATCGGCCTGTTGGGCAACGCCGCCGAGATCTTCCCCGAGTTCGTCCGCCGCGGGATTACGCCGGACGTGGTCACCGACCAGACTTCGGCGCATGACCCGCTGAACGGGTATGTCCCGGCCGGCCTCTCCCTGGCCGAGGCGGTGGCCCTGCGCCAGTCGGACCCCGACGAGTACATCCGGCGGGCCAAGGCGTCCATGGTGACTCACGTGCAGGCGATGCTCGACCTGCAGAAGGCGGGCGCGGTCGTCTTCGACTACGGCAACAACATCCGGCAGCAGGCCTTCGAGGAGGGGCTGAAGGACGCCTTCGCCTTCCCGGGCTTCGTGCCGGCGTTCATCCGCCCGCTCTTCTGCGAGGGCAAGGGCCCGTTCCGCTGGGTGGCGCTCTCGGGCGACCCCGAGGACATCTACAAGACCGACCGGGCCATCATGGAGCTGTTCCCCGAGGACAAGTCGCTGCACCGCTGGCTCCAGATGGCCCAGAAGAAGGTGCACTTCCAGGGCCTGCCGTCGCGCATCTGCTGGCTGGGCTACGGCGAGCGGGTGAAGGCCGGCCTCAGGTTCAACGAGATGGTGGCCAGCGGCGAGCTCAAGGCGCCGATCGTCATCGGCCGGGACCACCTGGACGCCGGGTCGGTCGCCTCCCCCAACCGGGAGACGGAGGGCATGAAGGACGGCTCCGACGCGATCGCCGACTGGCCGCTGCTGAACGCCCTGGTCAACACCGCGGCCGGCGCCACCTGGGTCTCCATCCACCACGGCGGCGGTGTCGGCATCGGCTACAGCCAGCACGCCGGGATGGTCGTGGTGGCGGACGGCACCCCCGAGGCCGGGGAGCGGCTGGAGCGCGTGCTGACCACCGACCCGGGCATGGGCGTCGTGCGCCATGCCGATGCCGGGTACGAAAAGGCGATACAGGTGGCCAAGGAGCGGGGCATCCGCATTCCGATGCTCGGGTAGCCAGGGTCCCATGCATCACGGCTCACATGGGAGGAGCATGTGCGATGAACCCGAATGCGCTCGTTCAGTGTGTGCCGAACTTCAGCGAGGGGCGGCGGCCAGAGGTGATCGAGGCGATCGCCGGCGCCATCGCGGCCCAGGGCGTCCGGGTGCTCTCGGTGTCGGCCGACGCAGACCACAACCGGTGCGTCATCACCTTCGTCGGCGAGCCCGGGGCGGTGGCCCAGGCGGCCATCCGCGGCGCCGAGGTGGCCATGCGGCTGATCGACCTGAACCAGCACCGGGGCAACCACCCCCGCATGGGCGCCGTGGACGTCATCCCGTTCGTGCCCATCTCGGGTTGCGACATGGCGGACTGCGTGGCCCTGGCCCGCCGGGTGGGCGAGGCCCTGGGCAACATGGGGCTGCCGGTCTTCCTCTACGAGGAGGCGGCCACCCGGCCTGACCGGCGCAACCTGGCCGACGTGCGGCGGGGCGAGTTCGAGGGCCTGCGGGAGCAGATCGGCGTCGACCCGGCGAAGAAGCCCGACTTCGGTCCCGAGAAGATCCACCCCACCGCCGGCTGCACCGCCGTGGGCGCCCGCATGCCGCTCATCGCCTTCAACGTCAACCTCGGCACCTCCGACCTCTCCATCGCCAAGAAGATCGCCAAGGCGGTGCGCGGCTCCAGCGGCGGGCTGGTGCACTGCAAGGCGCTGGGCATCCCCCTGGCCGACCGCGGCCAGGTGCAGGTCAGCATGAACATGGTCAACTACAAGGAGACCCCGCTGCACAGGGCCTTCGAACTGATCAAGCTGGAGGCCGAGCGCTACGGCGTGCCCGTGGTGGGGTCGGAGATCGTCGGCCTGGTGCCGGTGGACGCCCTGGTGGGCGTGGCCCGCCACTACCTGCGGCTGGAGGGCTTCAAGAGCGACCAGGTGCTGGAGAAGCGGCTGGTGGAGTGATGGTATGACCACCGTTGACCTCTTGATCGTGGGGGCGGGCGAGCTGGTGACGATGGCCGGGGGCCCCCGGCGCGGCGCCCGCCTGAAGGACCCGGCGGCCATCCCCGGCGGCGCGCTCGCGGCCAAGGACGGCCGGATCGTCGCCGTGGGCCTGGCTGACGAGGTGCTGGCCGCGGTCCGGACCGGTCCCGACACCTGCGTGATCGACGCCCGTGGGCGCGCCGTGATCCCGGGCTTCGTCGACCCGCACACGCACCTCTGCTTCGCCGGCGACCGGGCAGAGGAGTTCGCGCTGCGGCTCGGTGGCGCCACCTACCAGGAGATCGCCGCCCGGGGCGGGGGAATTCTGAACACCGTCCGGGCGACCCGGGAGGCCAGCCAGGTGGAACTGGTCACCCTGGGCCTCCGGCGTCTGGACCAGCTGGCCCTGGCCGGAACCACCACGGTGGAGGTCAAGTCCGGCTACGGACTGACCACGGAGCACGAGCTGAAGCAACTGAGGGCGATCCGCGAGATGGACCGCCGCCACCCGCTCACCGTGGTGCCCACCTTCATGGGCGCGCACGAGGTTCCGCCCGAGCACCGCAGCCGGCCGGAGGCGTATGTCGACCTGCTGGTGGAGGAGATGCTTCCAGCAGTGGCCGCCGAGCCGGGCCTGGCCCGTTTCGCCGACGTCTTCACCGAGAGGGGCGTCTTCTCCGTAGCCGACTCCCGCCGGATCCTGCAGCGGGCGAAGGAGCTGGGGTTCGGCCTGAAGGTGCACGCCGACGAGCTCTCCGATCTGGGCGGGGCCATGCTGGCGGCCGAGATGGGGGCCATCAGCGCCGAACACCTGCTGCACGCCTCCGACGAGGGGCTGCGGCGGCTGGCCGAAGCGGGCACGGTGGCCGTCTGCCTCCCGGGCACCTCGTTCTGCCTGATGAACGCACCGTACGCCCGGGCGCGGCGCATGGTGGAGCTGGGCTGCACGGTGGCCCTGGCCAGCGACTACAACCCCGGCTCCTGCCCGGCCTACTCGATGCCCTTCATGATCACCCTCGCCTGCATGCACCTGGGGCTCGACCCCAGCGAGGCGCTGGCGGCGGCGACGATCAACGCCGCCGCGGCGATCGGGCACGAGTCCGAGGTCGGCTCGCTGGAGGTGGGCAAGCTTGCAGACGTGGTGATCCTGTCGAGCCCGACCCACCGGCACATCCCCTACCACATGGGGATGGGCGTGGTGGCGCAGGTGGTCAAGCAGGGGCGCCTGATCGTCGATGACGGAAGGATACTCAGGAGGTAGTGCAGCGGATGCGAACAGGGGAACAGTCGATCGCGGCGTTCTGTGACCAGCTGGCCGCCGCCACGCCGGCCCCCGGCGGCGGGGCCGCGGCCGCCGTGGCCGGTGCGATGGGAGCCAGCCTCGTCTCCATGGTGGGCGGGCTGACCCGCGGGCGTGAGAAGTTTCAGGCGGTGGAGGAGGAGATGGCCGCGGCGCAGGAGGCGGGGCGGAGGGAGCGCGATGTGCTCCTCGCCCTGGCCGACGAGGACCAGGCGGCCTTTAACCAGGTGATGGCGGCCTTCGCCCTGCCCAAGTCCACGCCGGAGGAGAAGGCCGAGCGGCAGCGCGCCGTGCAGGCCGCCTACCAGGAGGCCACCCGGACCCCGCTGGAGACCATGCGGCACTGCCTGGCGGTGATGCGCCACGCCCTGGCGGTCGTGGAGAAGGGCAACCAGAACGCCGTGAGTGACGGCTGCGTCGGCTTCCTGCTGGCGGATGCCGCCTTCGAGGGAGCCTTGTGGAACGTGGCGATCAACCTCGGATCCATCAAGGACGGCGCCTTCCTCCAGGAGGTCCTGGGGGAAGTGGCGCGCATGCGGAGGGAGCGGGAGGAGGTGCAGCAGGCTTTCCGCGGGTTGGCCCCGGATCCCGTGACCCGGTTTCTGAAGCAGCAGTAGGCGTCGTGACGAAATGTCCAGCGGAGGAGGTAGGGACCTTGCTGTCGGACATCGCAATCGCGCAGCGTGCACGCCTTGAGCCCATCACGAAGGTCGCGGAGCAGATTGGCCTTGGCCCCGACGATCTGGAACTGTACGGCAAGTACAAGGCCAAGGTGGCCTCTCATGTCTGGAAGCGGGTGAAGAGCAACCCGGACGGCCGCCTGATCCTGGTCACGGCCATCAGCCCGACGCCGGCCGGTGAGGGCAAGACCACCGTGACGGTGGGCCTCGGGCAGGCGATGGCCCGCATCGGCAAGCGGGCTGTGATCGCCCTGCGGGAGCCCTCGCTGGGGCCTGCCTTCGGCGTGAAGGGCGGGGCGGCCGGCGGCGGCTACTCCCAGGTGGTGCCGATGGAGGAGATCAACCTGCACTTCACCGGGGACTTCCACGCCATCACCTCGGCTAACAACCTGCTGGCAGCGATGATCGACAACCACCTGCACCAGGGCAACGCGCTGGGCATCGATCCGCGCCAGATCACGTTCAAGCGGGTCATCGACATGAACGACCGGGCCCTGCGGTCCATCGTGATGGGGCTCGGCGGCAAGAACGGCGGCGTGCCCCGGCAGGAGGAGTTCATGATCACCCCCGCCTCCGAGGTGATGGCGACGCTCTGCCTCGCCGAGGACCTGGCCGACCTCAAGCGGCGCTGCGGCGAGATCATCGTGGGATACACCTACAGCGGCGAGCCGGTCCGGGCCCGCCAGCTGAAGGCGGAAGGGGCGATGGCCGCGCTGCTCAAGGAGGCCATCAAGCCCAACCTGGTGCAGACGCTGGAGAACACCCCCGCCTTCGTCCACGGCGGCCCCTTCGCAAACATCGCCCACGGCTGCAACACGGTCGCGGCGACCCGCCTGGCGCTCAAGCTGGCCGATTACGTCATCACGGAGGCGGGCTTCGGCGCGGACCTGGGCGCGGAGAAGTTTATCGACATCAAGTGCCGCCTGGCCGGCCTGAGGCCCGACGGGGTGGTCGTGGTGGCCACCATCCGCTCGCTGAAGATGCACGGCGGCCTGAAGAAGGACGAGCTGGCCCGGGAGGACCTGGACGCCCTGCGGCGCGGCTCGGCCAACCTGCTCCGCCACCTGCGCAACGTCCGGGAGGTCTTCGGCCTGCCCGCCGTGGTTGCCATCAACCGCTTCGCCGCGGACACCGACGACGAGATCCGCCTGATCAAGGAGCTGGTGGAGGAGGCCGGCAGCACGGCCGTGCTCGCCGACGTCCACGCGCACGGCGGCGAGGGCGGTGTCGAACTGGCCCGCAGGGTAGTCGAACTGGTGGAGGAGCCGAAGGACTTCCGCTTCGTCTACGACGACGACGACAGCCTGAAGACCAAGATCGAGAAGGTGGCGACGCGCATCTACGGCGCCGACGGCGTGGACTTCAGCCGCGAGGCCAGCCGGATGCTGAAGAAGCTGCAGAGCGAGGGCTTCGGCCGTGCGCCGGTCTGCATCGCCAAGACGCAGTACTCCTTCTCCGACGACCCCAAGAAGCTGGGCGCTCCGACGGGCTGGCGGCTCACCGTGCGCGAGGTGCGGCCCAGCGCCGGAGCCGGCTTCGTCGTGGCCATCACCGGCGAGATCATGACGATGCCGGGGCTGCCTCCTGTGCCGGCGGCCGAGGGCATCGACGTCGACGAGGACGGCATGATCACCGGGCTATTCTGATGCGGCAGGTAGAAGCGAGGGCCGGGGCGAAACACTCCCCCGGCCCTGCAGCAGTTGAGGGGTGGGTGAGCGCAGCCATGTGGCAGATTCCTTGCCGGAGGCGCACCCTTGAGGTGGGCCGCCGCACACTGATCATGGGGATTCTCAATGTGACGCCCGATTCGTTCTCGGACGGCGGGCGCTGGGCAGAGCCGGAGCAGGCGGTCGCCCACGCCCTTGAGATGCTGGCGGAGGGGGCCGACATCATCGACGTCGGCGGCGAGTCCACCCGGCCCGGCCACGAGCCGGTGCCGGCGGAGGAGGAACTGCGGCGGGTCCTGCCGGTGATCCGGGCGCTGCGCCGCGCGGCACCGGACGCCCTCATCTCGGCGGACACGCAGAAGGCCGAGGTGGCCGAGGCGGCCCTGGAGGCCGGGGCGGACATGCTGAACGACATCTGGGGGCTTCAGGGCGACCCCGAGATGGTCCGCGTGGCGGCCCGGCACCGGTGCCCGGTGGTGGTGATGCACAACCAGCACGGCACGGAGTACCGCGACCTGATCCGGGACATCACCGCCTTCTTCGAGCGCTCCCTGGAGCTGGTCCGGGAGGCGGGGCTGCCGGAGGAGCTGATCATCCTCGACCCGGGCGTGGGTTTCGGCAAGACCCCGCTGCACAACCTCGAGGTGATCCAGCGGCTGGGCGAGTTCCGCCGGCTGAACCGGCCCCTGCTCCTGGGCACCTCCCGCAAGTCGACCATCGGCAAGGTGCTGGGCGGGCTGCCGCCCGAGGAACGGCTGGAGGGCACCGCGGCCACGGTCGCCATCGGGATCGCGAACGGCGCCGATATCGTGAGGGTGCATGACGTGCGCGCGATGAAGCGGGTTGCGCAGGTGGCGGACGCCATCGTGCGCCCGGGGCGCGGTGGCTTTGAGGGGTGAATGTGCGCTTGGATCGCATCGTGCTGTCGGGCAT encodes:
- the hutH gene encoding histidine ammonia-lyase encodes the protein MSTVELGAHLSLPDVVAVARHGARVALTPAVREQVARGSAMVAQLVRERRPVYGITTGFGKFSDVTISAEETAALQRNLLMSHACAVGDPLPDEVVRAMLLLRAHALSRGHSGIRVETLELLIQFLNIGLIPVVPEQGSLGASGDLAPLAHMSLPLIGLGEAFLRGERMSGAEALERAGLQPVTLSAKEGLALINGTQAMTAIGCLGVHDAQVLLKSADIAAALTAEALGAIPAAWDPRIQELRLHPGQQATGRNLRRLVEGSRLVSRPGQVRTQDPYTLRCLPQVHGASRTAIAHVAQVVEWEVNAVTDNPLLFPDEGEVISGGNFHGQPVALAMDYLAIAAAELADIAERRIERLVNPQLSGLPAFLTRNGGVHSGLMITQYTAASLVSENKVLAHPASVDSIPSSANQEDHVSMGTTAARKARQVLANVRRVLAIELMCAAQALEFRGPERLAPATRAAYEAVRQRVAPLDEDRVLAPEIERLAEMIHSGALVEAVEGVVGELESA
- a CDS encoding cyclodeaminase/cyclohydrolase family protein — translated: MRTGEQSIAAFCDQLAAATPAPGGGAAAAVAGAMGASLVSMVGGLTRGREKFQAVEEEMAAAQEAGRRERDVLLALADEDQAAFNQVMAAFALPKSTPEEKAERQRAVQAAYQEATRTPLETMRHCLAVMRHALAVVEKGNQNAVSDGCVGFLLADAAFEGALWNVAINLGSIKDGAFLQEVLGEVARMRREREEVQQAFRGLAPDPVTRFLKQQ
- the ftcD gene encoding glutamate formimidoyltransferase; amino-acid sequence: MNPNALVQCVPNFSEGRRPEVIEAIAGAIAAQGVRVLSVSADADHNRCVITFVGEPGAVAQAAIRGAEVAMRLIDLNQHRGNHPRMGAVDVIPFVPISGCDMADCVALARRVGEALGNMGLPVFLYEEAATRPDRRNLADVRRGEFEGLREQIGVDPAKKPDFGPEKIHPTAGCTAVGARMPLIAFNVNLGTSDLSIAKKIAKAVRGSSGGLVHCKALGIPLADRGQVQVSMNMVNYKETPLHRAFELIKLEAERYGVPVVGSEIVGLVPVDALVGVARHYLRLEGFKSDQVLEKRLVE
- the hutI gene encoding imidazolonepropionase — translated: MTTVDLLIVGAGELVTMAGGPRRGARLKDPAAIPGGALAAKDGRIVAVGLADEVLAAVRTGPDTCVIDARGRAVIPGFVDPHTHLCFAGDRAEEFALRLGGATYQEIAARGGGILNTVRATREASQVELVTLGLRRLDQLALAGTTTVEVKSGYGLTTEHELKQLRAIREMDRRHPLTVVPTFMGAHEVPPEHRSRPEAYVDLLVEEMLPAVAAEPGLARFADVFTERGVFSVADSRRILQRAKELGFGLKVHADELSDLGGAMLAAEMGAISAEHLLHASDEGLRRLAEAGTVAVCLPGTSFCLMNAPYARARRMVELGCTVALASDYNPGSCPAYSMPFMITLACMHLGLDPSEALAAATINAAAAIGHESEVGSLEVGKLADVVILSSPTHRHIPYHMGMGVVAQVVKQGRLIVDDGRILRR
- the folP gene encoding dihydropteroate synthase, which produces MGRRTLIMGILNVTPDSFSDGGRWAEPEQAVAHALEMLAEGADIIDVGGESTRPGHEPVPAEEELRRVLPVIRALRRAAPDALISADTQKAEVAEAALEAGADMLNDIWGLQGDPEMVRVAARHRCPVVVMHNQHGTEYRDLIRDITAFFERSLELVREAGLPEELIILDPGVGFGKTPLHNLEVIQRLGEFRRLNRPLLLGTSRKSTIGKVLGGLPPEERLEGTAATVAIGIANGADIVRVHDVRAMKRVAQVADAIVRPGRGGFEG
- a CDS encoding formate--tetrahydrofolate ligase; translated protein: MLSDIAIAQRARLEPITKVAEQIGLGPDDLELYGKYKAKVASHVWKRVKSNPDGRLILVTAISPTPAGEGKTTVTVGLGQAMARIGKRAVIALREPSLGPAFGVKGGAAGGGYSQVVPMEEINLHFTGDFHAITSANNLLAAMIDNHLHQGNALGIDPRQITFKRVIDMNDRALRSIVMGLGGKNGGVPRQEEFMITPASEVMATLCLAEDLADLKRRCGEIIVGYTYSGEPVRARQLKAEGAMAALLKEAIKPNLVQTLENTPAFVHGGPFANIAHGCNTVAATRLALKLADYVITEAGFGADLGAEKFIDIKCRLAGLRPDGVVVVATIRSLKMHGGLKKDELAREDLDALRRGSANLLRHLRNVREVFGLPAVVAINRFAADTDDEIRLIKELVEEAGSTAVLADVHAHGGEGGVELARRVVELVEEPKDFRFVYDDDDSLKTKIEKVATRIYGADGVDFSREASRMLKKLQSEGFGRAPVCIAKTQYSFSDDPKKLGAPTGWRLTVREVRPSAGAGFVVAITGEIMTMPGLPPVPAAEGIDVDEDGMITGLF
- the hutU gene encoding urocanate hydratase; amino-acid sequence: MTRTVRAPRGTALSCKGWQQEAALRMLMNNLDPEVAERPEDLVVYGGRGKAARSWEAFDAIVEALRNLEDDETLLIQSGKPVAVFRTHRMSPRVLIANSNLVGHWATWEHFWELERKGLIMFGQMTAGSWIYIGTQGILQGTYETFAEAARQRFGGTLKGRLVLTAGLGGMGGAQPLAVTMNEGVAVVVEVDEARIRRRLEHHYLDRMAHTLDEALTLANEARAKGEPLSIGLLGNAAEIFPEFVRRGITPDVVTDQTSAHDPLNGYVPAGLSLAEAVALRQSDPDEYIRRAKASMVTHVQAMLDLQKAGAVVFDYGNNIRQQAFEEGLKDAFAFPGFVPAFIRPLFCEGKGPFRWVALSGDPEDIYKTDRAIMELFPEDKSLHRWLQMAQKKVHFQGLPSRICWLGYGERVKAGLRFNEMVASGELKAPIVIGRDHLDAGSVASPNRETEGMKDGSDAIADWPLLNALVNTAAGATWVSIHHGGGVGIGYSQHAGMVVVADGTPEAGERLERVLTTDPGMGVVRHADAGYEKAIQVAKERGIRIPMLG